In a single window of the Hydrogenobaculum sp. 3684 genome:
- a CDS encoding SurA domain containing protein, translated as MKFYKSKILTSAISILTLINITFAGAKTDKNVDKSHKTINQQSATNNSFEELLHSTPGVLVNRVVASVNGEPILESDLKIAMVYFGTKDAKLALKRLIDIYLIYQYLSENHMATPESFLDQTIKDLASQNNLTIEQLYEELKKQGISPKEFRDFLRKEILATAGFGEYLRKAVKITPSDIELLKLKYGKPKIERDIELLIVPKKDKDKLSKLLNNTTSLKTIASKLNLTPQELEVAKGDLKKNLDEQVWKASKGDIVFAEGKNNIYIAKVKNIKLVYKNIDLDKLKKKLLEEKMKKKYDEILHKLKKESYIKVYLQ; from the coding sequence ATGAAATTTTACAAAAGCAAAATACTAACAAGCGCTATATCTATACTAACCCTAATAAATATTACATTTGCAGGCGCTAAGACTGATAAAAACGTTGATAAAAGCCATAAAACTATAAACCAACAAAGCGCTACCAACAACAGCTTTGAAGAGCTTTTACATAGCACACCTGGAGTTTTAGTAAATAGAGTTGTAGCTTCCGTAAACGGTGAACCAATTTTAGAAAGCGATTTGAAAATAGCAATGGTTTATTTTGGTACAAAAGATGCAAAATTAGCTTTAAAAAGGCTTATAGATATATACCTCATATACCAATATTTGAGTGAAAACCATATGGCCACACCAGAGAGCTTTTTAGACCAAACTATAAAAGACTTGGCCTCTCAAAACAACCTTACCATTGAACAACTTTACGAAGAGCTAAAAAAACAAGGTATATCACCAAAAGAGTTTAGAGACTTTTTAAGAAAAGAGATCTTGGCAACAGCTGGCTTTGGAGAATACTTAAGAAAAGCTGTTAAGATTACACCTTCTGATATTGAGCTTTTAAAATTAAAATACGGCAAACCTAAAATAGAAAGAGATATTGAACTTCTTATAGTGCCCAAAAAAGACAAAGATAAACTAAGTAAGCTTTTAAACAACACCACAAGCTTAAAAACGATAGCCAGCAAACTAAACCTAACTCCTCAAGAATTAGAAGTAGCAAAAGGAGATTTGAAAAAAAACTTAGACGAACAAGTCTGGAAAGCATCAAAAGGTGATATAGTCTTTGCAGAAGGTAAAAACAACATATACATTGCTAAGGTTAAAAACATAAAACTTGTATATAAAAACATAGACCTAGACAAGCTAAAGAAAAAGCTTTTAGAAGAAAAGATGAAGAAAAAATACGATGAGATTTTACACAAACTTAAAAAAGAAAGCTACATAAAGGTATATTTACAGTAA